The proteins below come from a single Streptomyces tubercidicus genomic window:
- the ggt gene encoding gamma-glutamyltransferase yields MTRVRRLTVLGAAAALAGSLVAAPAAAGSTAPARPAAADRDRATTTPEKTPVAVGHGGAVASVDPDASAAGISVLRKGGNAVDAAVATAAALGVTEPYSAGIGGGGYFVSYDARTRAVRTLDGRETAPRSAGKDLFLEHGTPIPFDDAVTSGLSVGTPGTAATWDTALRKWGSRSLRQVLRPAQRLAADGFTVDQTFRQQTADNEARFRDFPATARLYLPGGRLPVVGSTMRNPDLARTYRELAAKGAGALYDGALARDIVRTVRKPPVRAGSPRTIRPGDLTTGDLRAYRVLSQAPTRTGYRGLDVYGMAPSSSGGTSVAEALNILERSDLSRLSEKQYLHRYIEAARIAFADRGRWVGDPAQEDVPTKGLTSQRFADARACLIRDDKALTSPLAPGDPRHPERCGTGGRAAPTTYEGENTTHLTVADKWGNVVAYTLTIEQTGGSGIVVPHRGFLLNNELTDFSFAPASASVRDPNLPGPGKRPRSSMSPTIVLRHGRPVVALGSPGGATIITTVLQTLVNHLDRGMPLVDAIAAPRASQRNAARSELEPGLWNSPVRGQLEAIGHAFKENPEIGAATGIQRLPDGRWLAAAEKVRRGGGSARVVHRS; encoded by the coding sequence ATGACGAGAGTCCGACGCCTCACCGTCCTGGGAGCGGCCGCCGCGCTGGCCGGCTCCCTGGTGGCGGCCCCGGCCGCCGCCGGATCCACCGCGCCCGCGCGGCCCGCCGCCGCGGACCGGGACCGCGCCACCACCACACCGGAGAAGACCCCGGTCGCCGTCGGCCACGGCGGGGCCGTCGCCAGCGTCGACCCGGATGCCTCCGCCGCCGGTATCTCGGTGCTCAGGAAGGGCGGCAACGCCGTCGACGCGGCCGTCGCCACCGCCGCGGCCCTCGGCGTCACCGAGCCCTACTCCGCGGGCATCGGAGGCGGCGGCTACTTCGTCTCCTACGACGCCAGGACCCGGGCCGTACGCACCCTCGACGGCCGGGAGACCGCCCCGCGCTCCGCAGGAAAGGACCTCTTCCTGGAGCACGGCACCCCCATCCCGTTCGACGACGCCGTCACCAGCGGGCTGAGCGTCGGCACCCCGGGCACCGCCGCCACCTGGGACACCGCCCTGCGCAAGTGGGGCAGCCGGTCCCTGCGTCAGGTCCTGCGCCCCGCCCAGCGGCTGGCCGCGGACGGCTTCACGGTCGACCAGACCTTCCGTCAGCAGACCGCGGACAACGAGGCACGCTTCCGCGACTTCCCGGCGACCGCCCGCCTCTACCTGCCCGGCGGCCGGCTCCCGGTGGTCGGCTCGACGATGAGGAACCCCGATCTGGCGCGTACGTACCGGGAGTTGGCGGCCAAGGGCGCCGGTGCGCTCTACGACGGCGCGCTGGCCCGGGACATCGTCCGCACCGTCCGCAAGCCCCCGGTACGCGCCGGATCCCCGCGCACCATACGCCCCGGCGACCTGACCACCGGCGATCTGCGCGCCTACCGGGTCCTGAGCCAGGCGCCGACCCGTACGGGCTACCGCGGCCTCGATGTCTACGGCATGGCGCCCTCCTCCTCCGGCGGCACCAGCGTCGCCGAGGCGCTCAACATCCTGGAGCGGAGCGATCTCTCCCGGCTGAGCGAGAAGCAGTACCTGCACCGCTATATCGAGGCCGCCCGGATCGCCTTCGCCGACCGCGGCCGCTGGGTCGGCGACCCGGCACAGGAGGACGTGCCGACCAAGGGCCTCACCTCACAGCGGTTCGCCGATGCCCGCGCCTGCCTCATCCGCGACGACAAGGCCCTGACCAGCCCGCTCGCGCCCGGCGACCCGCGCCACCCCGAGCGCTGCGGCACCGGCGGCCGGGCCGCGCCGACGACGTACGAGGGGGAGAACACCACCCATCTGACCGTCGCCGACAAGTGGGGCAATGTCGTCGCCTACACCCTGACCATCGAGCAGACCGGCGGCAGCGGCATCGTCGTCCCGCACCGTGGCTTCCTGCTCAACAACGAGCTCACCGACTTCTCCTTCGCGCCCGCCAGCGCTTCCGTCCGTGACCCGAACCTGCCCGGCCCCGGCAAGCGGCCGCGCTCGTCGATGTCGCCGACGATCGTGCTGCGGCACGGCCGCCCCGTGGTGGCGCTCGGCTCGCCCGGTGGCGCGACCATCATCACCACCGTGCTGCAGACCCTGGTCAACCACCTCGACCGCGGAATGCCGCTGGTCGACGCCATCGCCGCGCCGCGCGCCAGCCAGCGCAACGCGGCCCGCAGCGAGCTCGAACCCGGCCTGTGGAACAGCCCGGTCCGCGGACAACTCGAAGCGATCGGACATGCCTTCAAGGAGAACCCGGAGATCGGCGCGGCGACCGGGATCCAGCGGCTGCCGGACGGCCGCTGGCTGGCCGCGGCCGAAAAGGTACGGCGCGGCGGCGGCTCGGCGCGGGTCGTGCACCGGTCCTAG
- a CDS encoding amidase — MSVDESQDSETGQVPVRHIGATTAELEGLAEQARALAEGRVTSTALVRRSLERIEATQDTVNAFRRVRAEAAPAEAAEADRRLAAGERLPLLGVPVAVKDDTDVAGEPTAFGCAGEFPPKERDAEVVRRLRAAGAVIVGKTNACELGQWPFTEGPAFGNTCNPWNLAHTPGGSSGGSAAAVAAGMVPAALGTDGAGSVRIPAAWSHLVGIKPQRGRISTWPDPESFQGITGIGPLARTVEDAALLLDVASGNHDGDLHRPPAIAAREAARRDPGRLRIALSWKAAFTFTPKPLHPDVRAAVTGVARTLARLGHFVEEAEPDYGLVGLAFVPRATAGVGEWADRVPDRSLLDRRTREAVRMGRLLGGPVLRRARAVERRQQRRIGALFGPYDVLLTPTTATPPPRIGTLAKLSGWRTDQAMIAACPYAWPWNVLGWPGVSVPAGFSTDGLPLGAQLLGPAHGEPQLISLAAQLQDDLRWHERRPPAHPVPYDGVRP; from the coding sequence GTGAGCGTTGACGAGAGCCAGGACAGCGAGACCGGGCAGGTGCCGGTCCGGCACATCGGTGCCACGACGGCCGAGTTGGAGGGCCTCGCCGAGCAGGCGCGGGCGCTCGCCGAGGGCCGGGTGACCTCGACCGCGCTGGTACGGCGGTCGCTGGAGCGCATCGAGGCCACCCAGGACACCGTCAACGCCTTCCGGCGGGTACGGGCCGAGGCGGCGCCGGCCGAGGCCGCGGAGGCCGACCGCAGACTGGCGGCCGGGGAGCGGCTGCCGCTGCTCGGGGTGCCGGTCGCGGTCAAGGACGACACCGATGTGGCGGGCGAGCCGACCGCGTTCGGCTGCGCCGGGGAATTCCCGCCCAAGGAGCGCGACGCCGAGGTCGTCCGCCGTCTGCGCGCGGCCGGTGCCGTCATCGTCGGCAAGACCAACGCCTGCGAACTGGGCCAGTGGCCGTTCACCGAGGGCCCGGCCTTCGGCAACACCTGCAACCCGTGGAACCTCGCCCACACCCCGGGCGGCTCGTCCGGCGGTTCGGCCGCCGCGGTCGCGGCCGGGATGGTCCCCGCCGCCCTCGGCACCGACGGCGCCGGCTCGGTCCGGATCCCCGCCGCCTGGTCCCATCTCGTCGGCATCAAACCCCAGCGCGGCCGCATTTCCACCTGGCCCGACCCGGAGTCCTTCCAGGGGATCACCGGCATCGGACCGCTGGCCCGTACGGTCGAGGACGCGGCGCTGCTGCTGGACGTGGCCAGCGGCAACCACGACGGCGATCTGCACCGGCCGCCCGCCATCGCGGCCCGCGAGGCCGCCCGCCGCGACCCGGGACGGCTGCGGATCGCACTGTCCTGGAAGGCCGCTTTCACCTTCACGCCCAAGCCGCTGCACCCCGACGTCCGGGCCGCGGTGACCGGGGTGGCCCGCACGCTGGCCCGCCTCGGGCACTTCGTCGAGGAGGCGGAGCCGGACTACGGGCTGGTCGGGCTGGCCTTCGTACCGCGCGCCACGGCCGGGGTGGGGGAGTGGGCGGACCGGGTCCCCGACCGCTCGCTGCTGGACCGCCGTACGCGGGAGGCGGTCCGGATGGGCCGGCTGCTCGGCGGTCCCGTACTGCGCCGGGCGCGCGCCGTCGAGCGGCGCCAACAGCGGCGGATCGGCGCCCTGTTCGGCCCCTACGACGTCCTGCTGACGCCGACCACGGCCACCCCGCCGCCGCGCATCGGCACCCTCGCCAAGCTCAGCGGCTGGCGTACGGATCAGGCCATGATCGCGGCCTGCCCGTATGCCTGGCCGTGGAACGTCCTCGGCTGGCCGGGGGTGAGCGTCCCCGCCGGGTTCAGCACCGACGGCCTGCCCCTGGGCGCCCAGCTGCTCGGCCCCGCCCACG
- a CDS encoding APC family permease — protein MSQFFRPKRMMVGRPLDSARLGETLLPKRLALPIFCSDPLSSVAYATEEILLVVGLGGLALLHLTWYAAAAIVLVLVVVVASYRQTCYAYPSGGGAYRVSAQNLGRNAALTAASALLVDYVLTVAVSVVSGVAAITSAIPFLGGQDVALSVGFVVLLTLMNLRGVRESGRVFAVPTYGFVFFIYLMFAVAAVRMATGASIRAESADLPLHAVSPYTGLALVLLGMRAFASGCTALTGVEAISNGVPAFRRPKSRNAATTLLVMGFFSVTMFGGITILAMLYDVHVAVEPTELGLPPDTPTSTALAQIARATFGDLDTLFYLLQAFTAGVLILAANTAFNGFPMLASILAEDRFVPRQLHNRGDRLVFSNGIILLALAAIGLIILFDAELTRLIQLYIIGVFVSFTLSQAGMVRHWRTVLAAPGLPSRERARHRRSQAINAVGAVLTGLVLIIVLITKFLHGAWIVVIAMPLLFLGMRGIHQHYRRLERELAIAPGARPWEPAGNHVRVLVNSLHAPALKALGYARAMRPTTLEALTVAVDPDDVRELREQWDAHAIDVPLQVLSSPYRDFTQPVIDTLLDVCARHPRGAVTVVIPEYLVGHWWEQPLHNQSALRLKARLLFTPGVTVVNVPYRLPSGKEPGES, from the coding sequence CGAAGCGGATGATGGTGGGCCGTCCGCTGGACAGTGCGCGGCTCGGTGAGACGCTGCTGCCGAAGCGACTGGCGCTACCGATCTTCTGCAGCGACCCGCTGTCCTCGGTCGCCTATGCCACCGAGGAAATCCTGCTGGTCGTCGGCCTGGGCGGGCTCGCGCTGCTGCACCTCACCTGGTACGCCGCGGCCGCCATCGTGCTCGTACTGGTCGTGGTCGTGGCGTCCTACCGGCAGACCTGTTACGCGTATCCCAGCGGCGGCGGGGCGTACCGCGTCAGCGCGCAGAACCTCGGGCGGAACGCGGCGCTCACCGCGGCCAGCGCGCTGCTGGTGGACTATGTGCTGACCGTCGCGGTGTCCGTCGTCTCCGGCGTCGCCGCGATCACCTCGGCGATCCCGTTCCTCGGCGGCCAGGATGTCGCGCTGTCCGTCGGGTTCGTGGTGCTGCTGACCCTGATGAATCTGCGCGGGGTACGGGAATCGGGCCGGGTCTTCGCCGTGCCCACCTATGGCTTCGTCTTCTTCATCTACCTGATGTTCGCGGTCGCGGCCGTACGGATGGCCACCGGCGCGAGCATCCGCGCCGAGTCCGCGGACCTGCCGCTGCACGCCGTCTCGCCCTACACGGGTCTGGCGCTGGTGCTGCTGGGGATGCGTGCCTTCGCGTCCGGCTGCACCGCGCTGACCGGTGTCGAGGCGATCAGCAACGGCGTGCCCGCCTTCCGCCGGCCGAAGAGCCGCAATGCCGCCACCACGCTGCTGGTCATGGGCTTCTTCTCGGTGACCATGTTCGGCGGGATCACGATCCTGGCCATGCTCTACGACGTGCATGTCGCGGTGGAGCCCACCGAACTCGGGCTGCCGCCGGACACCCCGACCTCCACCGCGCTCGCCCAGATCGCCCGCGCCACCTTCGGCGACCTCGACACCCTCTTCTATCTGCTCCAGGCGTTCACGGCCGGGGTGCTGATCCTCGCCGCCAACACCGCCTTCAACGGCTTCCCGATGCTGGCGTCGATCCTCGCCGAGGACAGGTTCGTGCCCCGCCAGCTGCACAACCGCGGGGACCGGCTGGTCTTCTCCAACGGCATCATTCTGCTCGCGCTGGCCGCGATCGGGCTGATCATCCTGTTCGACGCGGAGCTGACCCGCCTCATCCAGCTCTACATCATCGGCGTCTTCGTCTCCTTCACGCTCTCCCAGGCGGGCATGGTCCGGCACTGGCGGACCGTACTCGCCGCACCGGGGCTGCCGTCACGGGAACGGGCCCGGCACCGGCGCTCCCAGGCGATCAACGCGGTCGGCGCGGTGCTCACCGGGCTGGTCCTGATCATCGTCCTGATCACCAAATTCCTGCACGGCGCCTGGATCGTGGTGATCGCCATGCCGCTGCTGTTCCTGGGCATGCGCGGGATCCACCAGCACTACCGGCGCCTCGAACGGGAGTTGGCCATCGCGCCCGGTGCCCGGCCCTGGGAGCCGGCCGGCAACCATGTGCGGGTACTGGTCAACTCCCTGCACGCGCCCGCCCTCAAGGCCCTCGGCTACGCCCGCGCGATGCGCCCCACCACGCTGGAGGCGCTGACCGTCGCGGTCGACCCCGACGATGTGCGGGAGCTGCGCGAACAGTGGGACGCCCATGCCATCGACGTACCGCTCCAGGTGCTCAGCTCGCCCTACCGGGACTTCACCCAGCCGGTGATCGACACCCTCCTGGACGTCTGTGCGCGCCATCCGCGCGGTGCCGTCACGGTCGTCATCCCGGAGTACCTCGTCGGCCACTGGTGGGAGCAGCCGCTGCACAACCAGAGCGCGCTGCGGCTGAAGGCCCGGCTGCTGTTCACACCGGGCGTGACGGTGGTCAATGTGCCTTACCGGCTTCCGTCCGGTAAGGAGCCGGGGGAGTCGTAG